The Nycticebus coucang isolate mNycCou1 chromosome 5, mNycCou1.pri, whole genome shotgun sequence genome window below encodes:
- the LOC128585818 gene encoding protein S100-A2, producing the protein MSSPLEQALAVMVTTFHKYSGQEGDKFKLSKGEMKELLEKELPSFVGEKVDEEGLKKLMSDLDENSDQQMDFQEYAVFLALVSTMCNEIFQGYAHYP; encoded by the exons ATGTCCAGTCCTCTGGAGCAGGCACTGGCTGTGATGGTCACCACCTTCCACAAGTACTCCGGCCAAGAGGGGGACAAGTTCAAGCTGAGTAAGGGGGAGATGAAAGAACTTCTGGAGAAGGAGCTGCCGAGCTTTGTGGGG GAGAAGGTGGATGAAGAGGGGCTGAAGAAGTTGATGAGTGACCTTGATGAGAACAGTGATCAGCAGATGGACTTCCAGGAGTATGCTGTGTTTCTGGCCCTTGTCAGCACCATGTGCAATGAAATCTTCCAGGGCTACGCCCACTACCCCTGA